TCGGGACTGCGTACCGGGCGACGAGTCAGACGAAACTGAGAACGATACCGACGGCGATCAGTGCGAAGATGACGAGCGTGACGATCAAGAAGAACTGGTCGGAGCCGTCCATGCCCACGTCTACGCACGCGACGGGCTAAACGTTCCGCCACCCCGGACGGCTACACGTCGGCGCCGAGGTCGTCGAAGCCGCGGGTGCGGAGGTACGCCGCGGCCACCTGGAGGAACACCCCGAGCGCCAGCGCCGTGACGGCGACGGTCGCCACGCTGGGCCCCACGCCGGTCGGCGCGTAGGGGTTCCCGCCCCCGGCGGCGACCCACGCACGGACCGTCTCGACGCCCCCGAACCCCAGGAGGACGAACGTGTACGTCGCGGCGGTGGCGATCCCACCGGTCGCCAGCCCCGCCATCGAACAGAGGTCCTCCAGGGTGAGCACCGAGTGGGCGGTGTGTTCGTCGAAGTCGTCGCCGCGGGCGAGGCGGAACGCGGCGACGACGACGAGTCCCACGCCCGCGACGGCGATGACGCCGACGGCGACGAGCGCGACGACGCCCACCTTCGGGGCGGCGGTGGCGACGGAGTCGCCGAAGTAGGCCGCTCTGAGATCCGCCGGGAGGAGCGCCAGAACCGGGAACACTCCCGCCAGGAGGGTCAGCAGATAGCTCTGGAGCGTTAGCTTCCGCGTGACAGACTGTTTGAACCAGCCGAATCGTTGGTAACGCGCCCGTTCGTAGGTGGAGTCCGACAGGAGGGCGGCGGCGATCGGGTCGTCACTGGTCATTGACGAACGTAGCTCAGATGGCCAGTGGGTATACGGCTTGTCGCAAGGTTTGGCCCGATACTCGTCACGTTGCTCCCGCTCCACGTCTGACTAGGAGCGCCCTACGTTCCCGGAAGGAGAATCTTACCGCGACAGCGGCCGTCGCGCGCGTCGTCGCCACGGCCCGCCGGGTCGTCCCTGGCGGTCGGGGTCGTCGCTTCCGGCGTCAGGGGCGTTATCGGCGGCGGCCCCCTCCGTGGGGTATGGAGGATGCGACACGATGACCGACCCCGGCGTCGTCCCCGGCGGTCGGGTCAGACACGGCACCGGCGTCACCTCGACGCGGGCGTTCCCGACGGAGGCATACCCTCACAACCTCGATCCGTTCGTGCTGTTCGAGCGGTTCTACATCGACCCGGAGGACGGGTTCCCGATGCACCCGCACAAGGGGTTCGAGATCGTCTCGTACATGCTCGACGGCGGGATGGAACACGAGGACTCCCTCGGCGTCACACACACCGCCCGCGAGGGCGACGTCATGCGGATCACGACTGGAAGCGGGATCCGCCACTCGGAGTTCCCCGCCGACGGCGACGCCTGCAACGGACTCCAGTTGTGGGTGAACCTCTCGCGGGCGCAGAAGGACGTGGAGGCCGACTACGAGGACGCCGACGCGAGCGACCTCCCCACCGCCGACCGCCGCGGCGCGACTGTCACGACCGTCGTCGGCGAGGGGTCGCCCATCGACCTGCACACGCCGATGGAGTACCTCGACGCCCGCGTCACCGGCGCGTGGACGTGGGAGGTCCCGGATGACTGGGTGGGGTTCGTCTTCGGCGTCGACGGCGACGGCTCCGTCGACGGCGACGACTTCGGCGTCGGCGACGTGCGTCCGGTCACGGACGCCCGGGCAGTCGACCTCGCGGCGGGGGACGACAAGGTGTTCCGCGTCGCCTGCGTCGCCGGGCGCCCCCACGGTGAGCCGATCCGACAGCGCGGGCCGTACGTCCTGTGACCCCCCGGCGCCGGTGTGTAAGCGATCCTACGTAAGCCGGTTTCAGGGAACGCTCTTTGGGGTCACGACCGTACGACGAGACGCACATGAGCTACGAACTCGATCCGCTGCCGTACGACTACGACGCCCTCGAACCGCACATCTCCGAGCAGGTGCTCACGTGGCATCACGACACCCACCACCAGGGCTACGTCAATGGCTGGAACTCCGCCGAGGAGACGCTCGCCGAGAACCGCGAGAGCGGCGACTTCGGTTCCTCCGCAGGAGCCATCCGCAACGTGACGCACAACTCCTCGGGTCACATCCTGCACGACTTGTTCTGGCAGAACATGAGCCCCGAGGGCGGCGACGAGCCGTCGGGCGCGCTCGCGGACCGCATCGCCGAGGACTTCGGTTCCTACGAGGCGTGGAAGGGCGAGTTCGAGGCCGCCGCCGGCAACGCCTCCGGCTGGGCGCTCCTCGTCTACGACACGTTCTCGAACCAGCTGCGCAACGTGGTCGTCGACAAGCACGACCAGGGTGCGATCTGGGGCGGCCACCCGATCCTCGCGCTCGACGTCTGGGAGCACTCGTACTACTACGACTACGGCCCGGCACGCGGCGACTTCGTCAGCGCGTTCTTCGAGGTCGTCGACTGGAACGAGCCCAGCGCCCGCTACGAGCAGGCCGTCGAACTCTTCGAGTAACTCCGCCCGATCCGGGCGGCGCGACCGCGCCACTCGACCCCTCCTCCCTCACGACCGCCGGCGACCGACCGTGGGCACGGACCGTCGCCGCCGACCGCGGTCCTCGCTTCTTCGACCCGCTGACGCTCGCGGCGACGCAAGCGCCCTCTCGCCGGCTTACGCCTCCTGAGTGCGCGCCAGATCCGCGAACTTCTTGCGCACCTTCCGGATCTTCGGCTCGGCATTGAACGTGCAGTAGCTGTCGCCGGGGTTCTTCTCGTAGTAGTCCTGGTGGTACTCCTCGGCCTCGTAGAACGCCTCCAGCGGCTCGATCTCGGTGACGATCTCGTCGTCGTAAGCGCCCTCCTCAGCCAACTCGACGACGAAGCGCTCGACGATGTCGCGCTGCTCGTCTGTCTCGTAGAGGACGATCGAGCGGTACTGCGTGCCCACGTCGGGGCCCTGGCGGTTCAGCGTCGTCGGGTCGTGGACGGTGAAGAACACGCCCAGCAGGTCGGCGTACGTGATCTCCTCGGGGTCGTACTCGACGCGGGTGACCTCCGCGTGGCCCGTCTCCTCGCGGCACACCGCCTCGTAGGTCGGGTTCTCGACGTGGCCGCCAGCGTAGCCGGAGGTGACCTCGCGGACGCCAGCGAGCTCCTTGAACGCCGCCTCGGTGCACCAGAAGCAGCCGCCGCCGAACGTCGCCGTCTCGGTGTCGCTCATGGTCGTGAAAAGGGTCCGGTGGCGGTTAAGGCTCCCGCAGGCGGCGATCAACCCTCGTATCGACGCGGTGGCTCACTCCTCGCTGGGCGCCACACCTTCGAAGTACCGGTCGTAGTGAGCCGCACAGCCGGGGTTGAACGCGGTCGCACACTCGGGGCACGCAAAGTCGGCGTCGAGGTACGCGTGCACCGAGAGCCGCGCCCCACAGCCACCGCACAGGACCGCCGGGTCGTCGAACCGGTCGCGGGGCCACGGCTCGGCCCCGTGGTCGGCGACGGCGTCGTGGCAGGCCGCACACGGGAAGAAGTCGCCGCAGCAGCCGAACCGTAACGCGATCACGTCCGTCGGGCCGGCGTAGTGGGCACAGCGGGTCTCCGGCCCCACGTTGACGCCGCGGACGGTCGTGCCGTGGACGCGTGTTCGCACGATCACACTCCCGGGCACGCGAGTGAAAACCGTTGTGAGCCCCTCGGAGTCGGGTTATCACGTTCCTTACAATGAGCACGGGGGCACTGTGAACTGGTACTCGCGGGGGTGGCTCCGACCACGCCGCCGCGAGTCGGGGGGAAGGTCCCCCAAGACCCGCCGTCGGACGCGACGACGGGGCCCGGTCGGCCCTTCATGGACACTCCGGGCGGCCCGACGGGGCCGCCCGACCCCCCACCCGCAGAGCCACGGCACTCGGGGGCTCAGCGCGTGCCGGCGTCGACACCTCCCGTCGCGGATCAGCCGATTCGGCGGATGATACCCGACGAGTAACAATACTCGAACCCCGCGTTCGGTAGGACACTCGCAGACGGGGTTTGTCGCCACCCTGGACGCGAGTGACGCCCGAGCGACACTCGGTGGTCGACGCACGCGCGGCGGCCACACAGGTGCTCGGACGACCCGCCGACAGCGGCTCCCCGGCCGACTGTCTGCCATCGCATCGCACCACACCCGGTCGCGTCCTCCACGGCGCGACCGACTCCGGTTTCGGCTCCGCGGGTGACTCCAACCCGTCACCCGCGTTCTTTCACACGACCAGCCACGGCCAGTGCGACCGACACGGACGGTCAGTGCGACCGACACGGACGGTCAGTGCGACCGACACGGGTAACACGCCCACGAGCAGCGGTGCTCGCAGGTAATCCGGTCGCGTCGGTCGTCAGTCGTACTCGTCGGTCACGTCGTCGCCGTCGACCACGATCCGGTAGCCGTCGTCGGCGCCGTCGATTTCGACTGACACGACCGTCCCGGTGATCAC
The DNA window shown above is from Halobaculum marinum and carries:
- the msrA gene encoding peptide-methionine (S)-S-oxide reductase MsrA — protein: MSDTETATFGGGCFWCTEAAFKELAGVREVTSGYAGGHVENPTYEAVCREETGHAEVTRVEYDPEEITYADLLGVFFTVHDPTTLNRQGPDVGTQYRSIVLYETDEQRDIVERFVVELAEEGAYDDEIVTEIEPLEAFYEAEEYHQDYYEKNPGDSYCTFNAEPKIRKVRKKFADLARTQEA
- the sod gene encoding superoxide dismutase, yielding MSYELDPLPYDYDALEPHISEQVLTWHHDTHHQGYVNGWNSAEETLAENRESGDFGSSAGAIRNVTHNSSGHILHDLFWQNMSPEGGDEPSGALADRIAEDFGSYEAWKGEFEAAAGNASGWALLVYDTFSNQLRNVVVDKHDQGAIWGGHPILALDVWEHSYYYDYGPARGDFVSAFFEVVDWNEPSARYEQAVELFE
- a CDS encoding CHY zinc finger protein produces the protein MRTRVHGTTVRGVNVGPETRCAHYAGPTDVIALRFGCCGDFFPCAACHDAVADHGAEPWPRDRFDDPAVLCGGCGARLSVHAYLDADFACPECATAFNPGCAAHYDRYFEGVAPSEE
- a CDS encoding pirin family protein, which codes for MTDPGVVPGGRVRHGTGVTSTRAFPTEAYPHNLDPFVLFERFYIDPEDGFPMHPHKGFEIVSYMLDGGMEHEDSLGVTHTAREGDVMRITTGSGIRHSEFPADGDACNGLQLWVNLSRAQKDVEADYEDADASDLPTADRRGATVTTVVGEGSPIDLHTPMEYLDARVTGAWTWEVPDDWVGFVFGVDGDGSVDGDDFGVGDVRPVTDARAVDLAAGDDKVFRVACVAGRPHGEPIRQRGPYVL